The genomic window GTTGTCAGCTTGCAGGAAGGTCACGCCCGACAGGTCGTCGGTCGATTGGAAACCAGCGCGCACCGCAGACACCGGAACGCCATTGGCGCGGACCGTGCCCTCTGGGCGAAAACGCGCGCTTTCAGTAAGGTCACGGGTGCCCGGCACATTGTCGATATAGCCGCCTTGGTCATCAAGGTATGCCACACCGCGAAGTGCAAACGTGTCGGTGACCGGCACGTTGATCATAAATTCGCCCTGATAGCTTGCTTCACCGCCCTTGGTGAAGGAAACCCCAGCTGACGACTTCGCTGAGAAACCGGAAAGGTCAGGCTTGTTTGTGATGAGGCGCACAACGCCTGCTTGCGAGCTTGCACCAAACAGCGTGCCTTGAGGGCCGGAAAGCACTTCGATCCGCTCAAGGTCAGCGGCGTAAACGTCGAGGTTACGGCCCGGCTGTGAAAGCGGTTGATCGTTCAGGTAAAGCGCGACGTTCGGAGCAAGACCCGCAACGCCAGCAACCGTGATATTTGGCGTGGTGGATGCAAGACCGCGGATGTAGATCGTGCTTTGACCCGGGCCATTGCCGCCAGCTGTGACCGACGGGATTTGATCGAGGTAATCTTCGAATGTGTCGATGTTGAGTTCATCGAGCTGCTCTTCGCCGATGGCCGACACGGAAATCGGCACATCCTGCAAATCTTCGCTGCGACGTTGCGCGGTAACGACGATGGTGCCGACACCGCCTTGACGCTGCTCTTGAGCAGCAGGAGCCGGGGCGTCTTGCGCCGCGACAGGTGAAGCGATTGCAACCGCCAACGCGCCTAGCGACGCGCCGGTAATGATGTTCTTCATTATGTATTCCTCTTGGCCTGCGGATGAAGGGTGCGGCGCGAAGGGGCGCCAGCTCATCCAGGAAGAGCGCGCTCAACACGAATTGTAGAAAAACAAGACATGGGGCGCGCGAGCGCGGGAACTAACAAGACGAATCGCCTCTGGCCACCGGGGTGCCGCCCATTTCCCAAAGCTATGAAACAGTGTTGCAATGAAACAACAATGTAATGCCGAGGAAGAACAGATTCATGTATTCACAAGGAAACATGAGTTAAGCATGGATTTATAAAGAAACTTCTTCAAGTATGTAGAGCGTGAATTCACTTTAGTTTTTGCAATCACATTATTTGAACACTTTTACTTGAAAACCTTAAGTGGTCATTCAAGTCCTCACTTGCACGTAACTTCTCCATCCCAATTCTCGCAACCCTCGGCAGTGGTGGGTATGCCGTGCTTTTTGCGAATGAGGTCGTAGACAATCGCTTTCACAATCGCGATGCCCATCAGAAACAAGACAAAAGAGAACGGCAAAGCACCGATAATCATTGTGATGCGAATGGCCTCAAGACCGCCAAGGATGAGCATTGAGCCCACCACCATGGCAAGCGCCAGCCCCCAAAAGATGATGTGATAGCGCCGCTGCCCCTCATCATCGCCCGCGCCGTTAATCGTGTTGACGATCAGGATGGCGCTGTCAGCAGAGGTTATGAGATATGTCATCAGCAAGATAACGATCAGCGCTGCCACAATCGAAGCCACCGCAGGATCGAGCAGCAGCGCCAAGGTCGCAAACAATTGATCAGCCATCGGCGCATCGACAATAGAGCCGCCAGCAACGCCCGACAGCTCAAGATCAATCGCGGTCCCGCCCACAAGGGTCATCCAGATAAAGCACATGAGCGAAGGCACCATGGCAACGCCCAGCACATATTCACGCAAGGTGCGTCCCTTGGAAATGCGGGCGATAAACATACCGACAAAAGGCGCAAAGGCGATCCACCAGGCCCAGTACATCACGGTCCAGCCCAATTGCCAATCGACCAGCGCCTCCCCCACCTCGCTGCCATCGCTGCTGTAAAGGGTGAGCGTTTGCTGCGGCAAAGTGATGAAATAGTCCCACAACCCCTGTCCCAAAAGCTCAAGTCCGAACAGCGCTGAACCAACACCGACGAATAATGCAAGGAGCGCAAAGGACAGGCCCATATTGAGGTTAGAGAGCCATTTGATGCCCTTGCCAACGCCGGAAAGCGCGCTGATGGTCGAGGCGCCGACCAGCACAGCCAAAGCGACCACAATCGCTATAGCAGACGCGCCCATCTGCTGCGTTTCAGGGGTCCATCACCATCAACCAGTCGCCAAACCCGATGCGGTACAAACCTGCGACAAATTGCTCGACGCCAAAGCCAAGCGTGTAAGAGACGCCAAGGATCGTCGCGACCACAGCCACCACGTCTACCACATGGCCCCAAAAGCCGGACAGGCGCTCTCCAAAAAGTGGCGCAAGGCTTGAGCGGATGGTCAGTGGCAGGCCGCGGCGGTGCGCAACATAGCTGATCCCTAACCCAACAAGCGCATAGGTGCACCACGCGCCAAACCCCCAGTGCAGAAAGGTGTATAGATAGGCCGGACGCACCGCTTGTGCTGAACGCGCCTCAATCGTGCCGCGAATAATATCGGGATTGTTGGAAAAGTGCGCGAGCGGCTCTCCAGTCGAGAAAGTCAGCATCCCTATGCCGATGCCTGCGCCAAACAACATGGCGAACCAGGAAAATCGCGTGAATTCAGGCATCTCACCCGGCCCGCCCAGCCGCAATCGCCCTGAAGCCGGCCAAAGCGCAAGGCCAAGGCACGTGACAATCACGGCTGCGACCAGATAGACATACCAGCCGCCGAAAATCTCGATGATCGAATTGTTGGCAATCTGAAGGGTTGCGATGGCCTGCGCGGGGAAAAAGATCGCCCAGATAATAAGAAACGAGACGATCACCTTGCCCGGAATGGCGACCTCTCGGGCAAAGCCGTCATAAAACCCTGCGTCATGGGTATCGATTGGAAGTTCGACCAGAGGCGGCGCAATCGGGAGGTCAGAGCCGGTGTCGTCGCGAGTGTTCTGGTCAGCTTGCGGGCTGTGCATGAAAAAAGTGCGTCCGATTTTTGTGCCGCAAAGGTCGCAAGGACTGTGCGGGCCGGGTTCGTGCCGGACTGACAAAGGGAGCCCAGCTGCGCGAAAAGCTCTGATGGCTGCGCTTGCTCAGGTTCCTGCTTTACCCAGCTTCGCGCGCCATTTGCAACCCCGCGCTGGTTGGCACCACTGGCTATGACCCTTGCCTTTTGGAGCTTGGAGACGGGAGTGTGTATGCTTACACTTGCGCCAAGCGCAGTTTTTGCCGATACACCCGCCACGCAAAACAAAACAAAGCGGTCGCGTTGTTTCCATTTTGGGGGGTGTAGCAATGCCGGTTTCCGACCACGTAAATCTCGAACAATTCATGGAAGGCGTGAAAAAGCGCAATCCGGGGCAACCAGAATTTGTCCAGGCAGTCCATGAGGTTGCTCAGGACATTTTTGAATTTATGGCCGATAAGGTCGAATATCACGAAGCGCAGATCCTTCGCCGGATCGCTGAACCTGACCGCATCGTCAGTTTCCGCGTATGCTGGGAAGATGACAATCACAACATCCGCGTCCAGCGCGGCTGGCGGGTTCAGAACAACAATGCCATTGGCCCCTATAAAGGCGGCATTCGCTTTCACCCCTCGGTGACCGAAAGCGTCCTGAAGTTCCTCGCCTTTGAACAGACTTTCAAAAATTCTCTGACCGGCCTTCCCATGGGCGGGGGCAAAGGCGGCGCAAACTTCAACCCCAAGGGTAAGTCCGACGCGGAAGTCATGCGTTTCTGCCAAAGCTTCATGACAGAGCTTTATCGCCACATCGGCCCCGATACTGACGTACCAGCGGGCGACATTGGCGTTGGCGGGCGCGAAATTGGCTATATGTTTGGTCAATACAAACGCATTACGGGGCGCTGGGAAGGCGTTCTGACGGGCAAAGGTCAGGAATATGGCGGCTCGCAAATGCGGCCCGAGGCGACCGGCTATGGTGCGGTTTATTTCCTGCAAAATATGCTCAAGCACAAAGGCATGGATGTCGAAGGCCACAGCGCTGTTATTTCGGGTTCCGGCAATGTGGCGACCCATGCCGCCGAGAAAATCGTCCAGCTTGGCGGCAAGGTTTTAACCTTGTCGGATTCGGGCGGTTTTATTCATGATCCTGACGGCATCACCCAAGAGAAAATCGATTGGGTAAAGCACCTGAAGAACGTCAAGCGCGGTCGGATCAGCGAATATGTGGATGAATTCTCAGGCGCCACCTATCATGAAGGTGAGCGTCCGTGGAGCGTCGCAGCCGATCTTGCACTGCCTTGCGCAACCCAGAACGAACTTAACGAAGACGAAGCCAAAGCGCTCGTCGACAATGGTGTTAAGGGCGTATCGGAAGGCGCAAATATGCCAACCACACTTGAGGGCGTGAAGGTCTTCCACGATGCAAAGATCATGTACGGTCCGGGTAAAGCCGCCAATGCTGGCGGTGTGGCGGTGTCCGGCCTCGAAATGAGCCAGAACTCAGAGCGCATCAGCTGGAACCACGAACGCCTTGGCGAAATGCTGACCGATCTGATGGCGGGCATCCACGAAAAATGCACCGAATATGGCGACCAGGGCGACGGTTATGTCGACTATGTGAAGGGCGCAAATATCGCAGGCTTCAAGAAAGTCGCCGATGCGATGCTGGCGTTTGGCGTTGTCTAAAAACAGGTTCTTTGAAACCTGAAAGAATATCAAAGCGAACAATTGAGGGGCGCTTTCCTATGCGGGAAAGCGTCCCTTTCTTGTGTCTGAACGTGACGCGGGCATTTTCGATGAGAATGTGAACATCTTAGTCCTCAAGCTCCGGCGAGCTACCTACTCTCCCCTCAACGCGATCCAGTCATTCCATGGTTAAACGCCGACATCCCGCACTCGAATTTTTCAATGTATTGAGGAACGGCCGTGACCATCAACCAAGCCAGCACCCGCATTGGCGGCGCCGTCATCGCTTTAATGCTGATCGCCGGTATCGTCGCATTTCTGGGCATCAACCAGATCAGGTTCGGCGGCGAAATGGACCGCCGCGACAGCCAGGTGAACGAATTCAAGGCCGACATCCTTCCGCCGCCGGAATATCTGGTTGAAAGCTATCTGGTCGCCAATTTGCTGGTGCGCGAACCGGACAATTTCAATGCTCACGTCTCAACGCTTAACCGTCTGAAAAAAGAATGGCGCGAGCGGGCTGATTACTGGGCGGCATCTGATCTTCAGGACAATTTGAAGTCTGGCATTGCCAAGACCGTGGCAACGGATGGCACAGCCTTCTGGCGTGAGATCGAGGAACGATTGATTCCCGCGATGCAGCGCGGCAACCGGCGTGCAGCAGAGGCGTCGCTCCAACGCCTTGGCGCACACTACAATTCGCACCGGGCCACAATCGACACTCTCGTTGCAGGAGTGGACGAGCTTTCAGAAAGCCTGGCTGAAAGCTCCTGGACGACCGTCCTGTGGGTCAAGATCATGCTCGCAATAACCGCGCTCATTCTGCTTCTTGCCAATGTCGGCAGCTTGTATTTCCTGCGTTCAAAGGTTCTGGCCCCTATCAAGGAAACCGCCGACACGATGGAAGCGATGGCTGCGGGCAACCTTGATGCTGGCAAGCGCCACGATCATGCTGACGATGAAATCGGCACAATGACCCGCGCGATCGAAGTCTTTCGCGCGAACAGCAAAAAGCAGGTCGAGGATGGCCTCAAGCAAGAGGAGGTCGTCGAGCTTGTCTTCAATTCGCTTCGCCGTCTCGCTGGAGGCGACCTTGCTTTCCGCCTGAACAAAAAGCTGGACGAACAATATGAGCCACTGCGCAAAGGCTACAATGAGTCCGCCAATGAGGTTGAAGCCCTGATTGAGAGTGTGCGCAATTCGGTCACAAATGTGCGCCAAGGCGCGAGCGAAATCAGCGCAGCATCCAATGATCTCGCGCATCGCAACGAAACTCAGGCCGCCAGCCTTGAAGAAACCGCTGCCGCGATGAAGCAGGTGACCGATCTTATCCGTCAAACCGCGACGAATGCTTCTGAAGCCAAAACATCCATCGACGAAACCCACAAGCAAGCCACAGACGGCGGACAAGTGGTGACCAAAGCGGTCAGCGCAATGGATTCGATCGAAGCCTCCTCAAAGGAGATCACACAAATTATTGATGTGATCGAAGGCATCGCGTTCCAGACGAACTTGCTTGCTCTTAACGCCGGGGTCGAAGCCGCGCGCGCGGGTGATGCGGGCAAGGGTTTTGCCGTGGTTGCCACCGAAGTGCGTGCGCTGGCTCAGCGCAGCGCTGAGGCTGCCAATGACATCAAGCAACTGATCTCAGCTTCGACCGCAAAAGTTGATCAGGGTGTGTCTCTCGTCGGAGAGACGGGCAAGGTTCTGGAAGGCATTGTTGCGCGCGTTGGCGAGGTAAATGCGCAGATTCAGATGATTGCCGAGGGCGCCAGCGCTCAGGCGAGCAGCATTGAGCAGGTCAGCGATGCCGTAGCCGATATGGACAAGATGACGCAGCAAAACGCCGCAATGGTCGAAGAGACGGCAGCGAGCGCGCGCAATCTTTCGGAACAGTCAGAAGAGCTTGCGATCCTCATCGGCAAGTTCCGCACCGATGAGCGAAAGGCCCCGCGCACAGAGCCGCAAGCTGATGATGAGAGCATTTACCTGCCGTTGAGGGGGAAGAAGAATCCAGCCGTGGCGCAGGCACAAACCACTCCAAGCCTGCCGCCGCCCGCGCCCAAAAAGCCGGTTGAAGCGGTTGCCCCAACGCCCGCACCCCAGCCCCAAAAAGCGCATACGCCCCCACCGCCTGCGCCACCTCCAGCGCCTGAACCGGTTCCACACGCTCCCATGCCGGAGGTGGCCGGTAATACAGCGCTGCAACCGGAATTTGATGCGTTTGAAGACGATCAGGATTGGAGCGAGTTTTAGGAGCGCCCGCACCAGACAAATGACGAGGGGCGTTTCCACTCCGGTGGAAGCGCCCCTTCTCTTTGCACTCTCACTCAATCCCCAATTGCGCCGCTTGCCGCCGCAATTCGTCCGCATTGCCAGGATTGGCGGCGACCGCTTTGTTCAACGCCTCGCGCGCCTTGCCCCGCTCCCCCAATGTCATGCGGCTGCGCATGAGCATCACCCAGCCATCAAGGTTGCTGGGGTCGTCTTCGAGGCGGGTTTCAAGGCTCTCGACCATGCCCGCAATCATCGCCTCCTGATCGCTTGCGGACATTTGGCGCGCCTCATTCACCTGCTGAGCGGTGGGACCACGCACATTGGCGGACGCATTATCGCCTGCCATTTGCCCTGAGCCGGGGATGGCGATTTCGGGGGTGCGGGTGGACATGACAGCGCTCAGGCGGTCTTCCACATCAATCTCATTGATCGCTGCGACCTGCTGGATCGTGCGCACCACATCGCTTTCCCATGGCGCGCCGACGGGCGTGTCCTCAAGCAGCGCTAGCCAGCCGGCAAGAGCGCCCTCATGATCGCCGTCGATGTCTTTCTTAACCGCCAGAAAATAACGCCCGCGCGGATCATTTGCGTCCAGCTCGACCGCTTTGGCAAATGCCTCCAGCGCGGCTGGCGGGAGAGGGTCCGCATCGGCTTGCTCTGCGTCCACCGCCATCACCCGAGCTTCGCCGAGGGCAGACCATAAAAAGGCCGAGCTATCGTCGATTGCAACTGCGCGTTCATAGGCATCGACTGCCTCGGCAAATTCGCCGCGCTCAAAATGGGCAAAGCCAAGCTCGGACCAGGGTCCTGCGTCATCGTCCGCTGCTTCAGCCGCTGCGCGCAATTCCTCAATCGAGGGAGTGCCATCCGCCGATGCGACATCTTGCGTGCTATCCTCGCCGCCGGAATAAACATTGTAGCCAATAGAGGCGACAGCCAGAAGAGCAGCGCCACCCAACAAGACCCAGCCCGCTTTGCCGCCGGATGGATTGGTCGTTTGTTTGCTGGATTCGCGGCTTGATGGCTGTGCCCCGGATTGGTCCTCGCCAGCGGGCAGCTCAGTTAAATTGTCGCCCATTTACCCCCTCATTTCCTGAAAAATACCCGGATTCTGTGCATTTTGTACTAGCATCGCCGTTCAAAAGCGGCAATTGTAATGCCAATTGGGATCGACAAACCATGCGTGGATTGTCTTGGAAATGCCTGATCTATCCAAAGGGGGGGATAGATTGTCTGACGTGTTCAAAGTCGCGATTATTGGCTCTGGCCCTGCGGGGATGAGCGCAGCTGGCCAGGCGGCCAAGCGCGGGATGTCGCATATCCTGCTGGAAAAAACCGACCACCTCTCCGACACAATCTTCAAATACCAAAAGGGCAAGCACGTTATGGCAACCCCTTCGGACCTCGCGCTGCGTGGCGGGGGTTACGAAGAGGGCGTTCATGCCGGCATGGAATTTGAAGAGGGTACGCGCGAGCGCATCCTTGGCATTTGGAACAAGCATTGCCGGATCGTTGACCCCAGCATTCCCGAACCTGACCACGAGGTACAGGATTTCGAGATCAACACGCGCCTCAACGCTGAAGTCGTCGGGGTCGAGGGGGAGAAGGGTAACTTCTCCGTTAAACTCAAAGACGGCGACACGATTCAAGCTGAGACGATTATCCTTGCGATCGGAACGCAAGGCAACCCCAACCTGCTGCGCTGTCCGGGCGCCGATCACCCGATGATCACCCCGCAATTGGACGACCCGGAAGATCACTTCGACAAGAATGTGATTGTCGTTGGCACTGGCGATGCCGGGATTGAAAACGCGCTGGGCCTCGCCACTGATCCCGCGCTTGGCAACACGGTGACCATCCTCAATCGCGGCACCGATTTTGCAAAGGCAAAGACCAAGAACGCGACTGACCTCACCTCTGCCGATGAAGAGGGGTATTTGCGGATTGCCTATCGCACTTCACCCGCAGAGGTGCGCGATGGGGAGATGGTGGTCGAAACGGAGACTGGCCAAGAAGTCATCCCATGCGACATGATCATCACGCGCATCGGTTCACAGCCGCCGCGCCGTTTCATCGAAAGCATGGGGATCGAATTCACATCCGAAGACCGCAGCGCCTTCCCCAAGCTCTCACCAGAGTTTGAGACGACCAAGGAAGGCATCTTTGTGATCGGCGCGCTCGCGGGCTATCCGCTGATCAAGCACTGCATGAACCAGGGCTATGACGTCATCGAATATCTCGCCACTGGCGAGGCGGTGAAGCCGGCGGACGAGCCGCTGCTTGAGAAGGTGTTCGAGAACCTTCCCGGCAACAGAAGCGTTGATTATTGGCTTGAACTTTACCGCACGCAAGTGGACCTGTTCGGCGGTCTTTCGACGCTGCAAATGCGTGAGCTTATGCTCGATTCCATATGCTCTGCCTTTGCGCCGGGCGAAGTTATATTCAGGCGCGATGAGCCTGGATCATCGCTCTTTGCCATCGCTCAAGGCAGCGTTGCGGTGGAGGTCAATCCCAACGATCCTTCGATCACCGTTCCCATCGGCCAAGGCTCGATCTTTGGCGAGGTTGGCCTTGTGTCCGGCCGCCGCAGGGGCGCGACCATTCGCGCGGCAGAAGATGTTGTGGTGGTCGAACTCTCACGTAAAGCTGCTCTGAAACTCATCGGTTCCTCACCCGAAGCAGCCGAAGCGGTCAAACGCATATCGATCGAGCGGCAAATGCTGCAATTGTTCGGTTCAGGGCTCACCCCTGATGATGTGCGCCCGCTGGTGGACAGCGCCGTCACCGAGGAAATCAGCGCAGGAAAACCTGTCATCACCGAAGGCGACACCGAGGACAAAGACGTCTTCATCGTGCGCTTTGGCTCTATGCGGGTGGAAAAGGGCGAAGGCGGCGATACGACCTTCCTCGGCCTTATCCCGGCAGGCAATCTTTTCGGTGAAATGGGCGTAATCGACGGACAACCCCGGATGTCCACCGTGCGCGCGGCGGTCAAATCGGAAGTGATCCGTATTCCGGGCGAAGCTTTCCTCGAACTGCTCGATAAAAAGCCGCAATTGCGCGAACGCGCGCGTCAAATCATGGATGATCGCCGCCGTTCCAACGAAGAGATTGAAACACAGAAAAGCAAAGAAGACGGCAAAGTCGACAGCTTTTCCGGCCTTGCCTCCTTTCTCTTTGACGAAGGGATGGGCGAGGCGACTGACGCGCTTCTGATCGACGAACGTTTGTGCATCGGCTGCGACAATTGCGAGAAAGCGTGCGCGGACAGCCACGAAGGTTTGTCGCGCCTCGACCGGGAGACAGGCAAGACCTTCGCCTATCTCCACGTGCCGATCTCGTGCCGCCACTGCGAGCACCCGCACTGCATGACCGATTGCCCGCCTAACGCGATCCAGCGCGGCGCGGATGGCGAAGTCAATATCAACAAGGACACCTGCATCGGCTGTGGCAATTGCAAAAGCTACTGCCCCTATGGCGTCATCAGCATGGAGCCTGCCCCGCCTGAAAAGCCGAGCTTTTTAAGCTGGCTTTTGTTCGGCAATGGTCCGGGCCCTGGCGAACCGTCCTATTCGTGGCGCAAGGAAAACGGCGACCCAAACAAAGCCAAAAAGGCAGTCAAATGCGATATGTGCGCCGGGATCGAAGGCGGTCCTGCTTGCGTTCGAGCCTGCCCGACAGGCGCGGCCATCCGCGTTGCGCCTGACAAGTTCCTCACTCTGGCAAAAATGACAGAGGACGTTGAAAACTAATGGCTAGCGTTCCCGGCAATAGGTTCTCCGCAGACGAGAAACGGCGTAACGCTGATCACATCAGCTTTCTCAAACACCGCCGTTTCCGCTGGCTATGGATTGCGCTGCTGCTCAGCGTGGTGAGTATCCTTGGCTATGCCCTGATTGATCAGGAACCGCGCCCCAACGGGGGGAGCTGGTATGGCTATACGCTGGGTACGATTGGCCTGTTGCTGATCGTGTGGCTGTCGCTTTTGGGTGTTCGCAAACGCCGGATGTCCGAAGGTTCGTGGAGCCTTAAGGCATGGACCAGCGCGCACGTTTATCTGGGCCTTTCTCTCATTGTTGTGGGCACGCTGCACACCGGGTTTCAAATCGGGTGGAACGTTCATACGCTCGCCTACGCCTTGATGATGATCGTCATTTTGAGCGGGATTTGGGGCGTATATGCCTATGCGGTGCTGCCTAAGGAACTGTCGGCCAGTCGCGGCGACAAGACCGGCGGCGATATGCTTGAAACCATCGCGGACATCGACAAAAAGCTTGAGAGCGCAGCGCAGCCCTTGGGCCGCGAGGGTTCTGATCTTGTGCTCGGCGTTCTTCGTCAGGATGTATTCCACGGCGGCGCGCTCGCCCGCCTTACCAATTCCTATCCCGGATGCGCCACGGCAAAGGCACGTGCCGGCATCCCCGCGTCGGGCAGCGAGGCCGAGGCGCGTGTGCGCGAGCTTCTTTCAGCGCGCGCCGAACAACTTGATCAAATCCGCCGCTATCTTCGCATCAAGGCGATGCTTGAGATCTGGCTCTTCATCCACATTCCTGCAACGATCGCCCTGCTCGCAGCGCTTCTCGCGCACGTGATCAGCGTGTTCTATTACTGGTGAGGGGGACAACGCCATGGCATTCCTGATCCGCACCATCGCCGTTGCAAAGTCTGGCCGCGAGATCGTGCGCGACCGGCGGATCGACAAAGACGAACTCATTGTCGGACGCAATCCGGCCAGCGACATTCACCTGCCCGACCTCACTGTTGAGCTTGAGCACGTAAAGCTCACCGATGCCGGCCAAGGTATGATTGCGGCGCGCGCGCTGGGCGAATTGCCGTTCAGCGTTGATGGGCAAAGCGTCACCGAGGCGCGCATTGACCCTGATGCGGGCGCTGAAATCGCGGTAGGCCCTGCCCTGCTTGCGGTGTCGCGCGATGCGGATGGTCCGGTCAAAATCAATATTCAACCAGCGCCCAAGGACAAGGCATCAGGCGACCCTGAGGCGGGCTTCGCCCTCGCAAAAGCCATGCCCAGCAAGCGCGCGATGGCGTGGATCGGATCGGTTGCTATTCTGGTGCTGCTGCTGTCTATTCCGGTGTTCACCCACCTCTTCCGCACGCCGGTCGAAAACGATCCCGACAACCTTGAGAAAGGCGCCGTTCTTTTCGATGCTTCGTGGAGCACTGGTGATCTCAGCATGGCGCACCACGATTTGGAGGACAATTGCGAAGCCTGTCACCAAAGCGCCTTTGTCTCGGTTCAAGATGAAACCTGTCTAACCTGCCACGAGGAACTCGACGACCACGCTAAGATGGACCGTCAACTGACCGGCATGGCCCCCATGAGCACGGGCGACAAAATCCAGTGGGACATCGGACAAGCGCTCGGCAAAGAGGGGCCGCTGGGCTGCGTTTCATGCCACACCGAGCACGAGGGTCCGGTCAAACTTGAGGCATCCGATGAGCAATTCTGTTCCGATTGTCATAACGATATGGATGCACGTCTCACCGATGTGAGCTTTGGCAATGCAGCCGATTTTGGCGAGAAACACCCGCAATTCCGTCCCAAATTCTACGACGCACACTTCGCCAAGGAAGCCAAGCGTGTGAGCCTTGACGATAATCCGGTCGAGATGAGCGGCCTTGTTTTCCCGCATGACATCCACGTCTCTGAAACCGGGGGGGCAGCAAAAATGGCGATGAGCCTTGGTCAGTACGGCGCCCCGCTTGAATGCAGCGATTGCCACGAGGAAGACAAAAGCGCTCCGGGCGGGTTCAAGCCGGTCGTGATGGAGGATGCCTGCGAAGCGTGTCACAGCCTTGTGTCTGGCACGGCAGGCGGCGCGTTCACCTCGCTTCGCCATGGCGATGTATCCGATCTGATGGAAGACCTTGCCAAAGTGAACCTTGCATCGCGCAGCCGGGTTACAACGGGGCGCGATCGCCCGGGCCAATATGGCTCTGGCGGGCGTTATTACGCCAATTTTGGTCGGCCCTCTGGCTCTTACCTTGCGATCACACGCGCTCTGCAAAAGGGCGGCACCTGCGGGGATTGCCACTTGCGAACCACAACCGATGGCCGTCCCGACCTGGTGCCGGTCAACATCCCCGATCAATACTTGCACAAAGGCTTCTTCAACCACGAGGCGCATGGCGATGATGTGGCGGAATGCACCGACTGTCACGCGACTGATAAATCGGGCGAGGCAACCGATCTGTTGCTGCCTGATCTGGAAAGCTGCCGCGACTGCCACTTAGGCGAAACTGCTGTCAAAACGGAAGAGATCGTGCCGTCGAGCTGCGCCATG from Erythrobacter sp. SCSIO 43205 includes these protein-coding regions:
- a CDS encoding cyclic nucleotide-binding domain-containing protein translates to MPDLSKGGDRLSDVFKVAIIGSGPAGMSAAGQAAKRGMSHILLEKTDHLSDTIFKYQKGKHVMATPSDLALRGGGYEEGVHAGMEFEEGTRERILGIWNKHCRIVDPSIPEPDHEVQDFEINTRLNAEVVGVEGEKGNFSVKLKDGDTIQAETIILAIGTQGNPNLLRCPGADHPMITPQLDDPEDHFDKNVIVVGTGDAGIENALGLATDPALGNTVTILNRGTDFAKAKTKNATDLTSADEEGYLRIAYRTSPAEVRDGEMVVETETGQEVIPCDMIITRIGSQPPRRFIESMGIEFTSEDRSAFPKLSPEFETTKEGIFVIGALAGYPLIKHCMNQGYDVIEYLATGEAVKPADEPLLEKVFENLPGNRSVDYWLELYRTQVDLFGGLSTLQMRELMLDSICSAFAPGEVIFRRDEPGSSLFAIAQGSVAVEVNPNDPSITVPIGQGSIFGEVGLVSGRRRGATIRAAEDVVVVELSRKAALKLIGSSPEAAEAVKRISIERQMLQLFGSGLTPDDVRPLVDSAVTEEISAGKPVITEGDTEDKDVFIVRFGSMRVEKGEGGDTTFLGLIPAGNLFGEMGVIDGQPRMSTVRAAVKSEVIRIPGEAFLELLDKKPQLRERARQIMDDRRRSNEEIETQKSKEDGKVDSFSGLASFLFDEGMGEATDALLIDERLCIGCDNCEKACADSHEGLSRLDRETGKTFAYLHVPISCRHCEHPHCMTDCPPNAIQRGADGEVNINKDTCIGCGNCKSYCPYGVISMEPAPPEKPSFLSWLLFGNGPGPGEPSYSWRKENGDPNKAKKAVKCDMCAGIEGGPACVRACPTGAAIRVAPDKFLTLAKMTEDVEN
- a CDS encoding cytochrome c3 family protein translates to MAFLIRTIAVAKSGREIVRDRRIDKDELIVGRNPASDIHLPDLTVELEHVKLTDAGQGMIAARALGELPFSVDGQSVTEARIDPDAGAEIAVGPALLAVSRDADGPVKINIQPAPKDKASGDPEAGFALAKAMPSKRAMAWIGSVAILVLLLSIPVFTHLFRTPVENDPDNLEKGAVLFDASWSTGDLSMAHHDLEDNCEACHQSAFVSVQDETCLTCHEELDDHAKMDRQLTGMAPMSTGDKIQWDIGQALGKEGPLGCVSCHTEHEGPVKLEASDEQFCSDCHNDMDARLTDVSFGNAADFGEKHPQFRPKFYDAHFAKEAKRVSLDDNPVEMSGLVFPHDIHVSETGGAAKMAMSLGQYGAPLECSDCHEEDKSAPGGFKPVVMEDACEACHSLVSGTAGGAFTSLRHGDVSDLMEDLAKVNLASRSRVTTGRDRPGQYGSGGRYYANFGRPSGSYLAITRALQKGGTCGDCHLRTTTDGRPDLVPVNIPDQYLHKGFFNHEAHGDDVAECTDCHATDKSGEATDLLLPDLESCRDCHLGETAVKTEEIVPSSCAMCHGYHTPAAPWKPEDHPKLPGNGPNDNVAAILSSLRR